A genomic region of Gemmatimonadota bacterium contains the following coding sequences:
- a CDS encoding HU family DNA-binding protein, which produces MNRTELAGKVADATGLSKAQADSAVAAALDAIKSSLSDGDSVTLIGFGTFSVSKRAARQGRNPGTGESITIAARNVAKFTAGKALKDAIG; this is translated from the coding sequence ATGAATCGCACAGAATTGGCCGGTAAGGTTGCTGATGCTACCGGGTTGTCCAAGGCACAGGCCGATAGCGCAGTCGCCGCTGCACTCGACGCCATCAAAAGCAGTCTCAGTGACGGCGATTCCGTCACGCTGATCGGCTTCGGCACGTTCAGCGTATCGAAGCGTGCTGCTCGCCAGGGGCGAAATCCCGGTACGGGCGAGTCCATTACGATCGCGGCGAGAAACGTGGCCAAGTTTACGGCGGGCAAGGCTTTAAAAGACGCCATAGGCTAA
- a CDS encoding ATP-grasp domain-containing protein, whose translation MPDQPPPKTVLLLMPTTTYRAGPFLDAARRMNLEVVMGSDFCHVLAEEWDIPLSLRFRHVSQAVEDIVSFARGQALDAIIPVDDYTTEIAARACQALGIPHNTPEAAVAARNKHRMREMLSAAGEWCPYFARFDVTVPVEEIALEQPYPCVLKPVLLSGSRGVIRADSPAEFIEAFNRIGRMLGRASDRPPDLDPDANRIMVESYIPGAEVALEGLLTGGRLRVLALFDKPDPLEGPFFEETIYVTPSRLPEATQHIVSEAVQRASAAVGLSEGPVHAELRVRHGRARMIEIAGRSIGGLCSRILEYGLGVSLEELILRHALGEDVDGINGGTVGFDRAETGTKAAGVMMLPVPEGGLFQGYDGVDAAKKVRGVEDVVITAREGDMLTPLPEGASYPGFIFAKGDEPGQVEQVLRKAHGRLHMRVKTVLST comes from the coding sequence ATGCCTGATCAGCCTCCGCCTAAAACAGTCCTGCTCCTGATGCCGACGACGACCTACCGGGCCGGTCCCTTTCTGGACGCCGCCCGCCGGATGAACCTGGAAGTCGTCATGGGCTCAGACTTCTGCCACGTGCTGGCGGAAGAATGGGACATCCCGCTTTCGCTGCGATTCAGGCACGTGTCCCAGGCGGTGGAGGATATCGTGTCCTTCGCCCGCGGCCAGGCTCTCGACGCCATCATACCGGTCGACGACTATACGACCGAGATCGCGGCCAGGGCGTGCCAGGCCCTCGGCATTCCGCACAACACGCCCGAAGCGGCCGTTGCGGCGCGTAACAAGCACCGCATGCGCGAAATGCTCTCCGCGGCCGGGGAATGGTGTCCGTATTTCGCTCGCTTCGACGTGACGGTCCCCGTCGAGGAAATCGCGCTGGAGCAGCCCTATCCGTGTGTGCTTAAGCCTGTCCTGCTTTCGGGCAGCCGGGGCGTCATCCGGGCCGATTCACCCGCGGAGTTCATAGAGGCCTTTAATCGAATAGGCCGCATGCTCGGCAGGGCGTCGGACAGACCGCCCGACCTGGACCCCGACGCCAACCGCATCATGGTGGAATCCTATATTCCGGGCGCAGAGGTGGCCCTGGAGGGCCTGTTGACCGGCGGCCGCCTGCGTGTGCTCGCGCTTTTCGATAAACCGGATCCGCTGGAAGGCCCCTTTTTCGAAGAGACGATTTACGTGACGCCTTCGCGTTTGCCCGAAGCGACGCAACACATCGTGTCCGAAGCCGTTCAGCGGGCTTCCGCGGCCGTGGGTCTCTCGGAGGGACCCGTCCATGCCGAGCTGCGGGTCCGCCACGGCAGGGCCCGGATGATTGAAATCGCCGGCCGGTCCATCGGGGGCCTGTGCTCGCGGATCCTGGAATACGGACTCGGGGTAAGCCTGGAGGAACTCATCCTGCGTCACGCGCTGGGCGAAGACGTGGACGGTATCAACGGCGGGACGGTGGGTTTCGACAGGGCGGAAACCGGTACGAAGGCCGCGGGCGTGATGATGCTGCCCGTGCCGGAAGGCGGACTGTTCCAGGGATATGACGGCGTGGACGCGGCGAAGAAGGTCCGGGGCGTGGAGGACGTGGTCATCACCGCCAGGGAAGGCGACATGCTGACCCCGTTGCCGGAAGGCGCCAGCTATCCTGGTTTCATCTTTGCGAAAGGGGACGAGCCCGGCCAGGTGGAGCAGGTGCTGCGAAAGGCCCATGGCCGGCTGCACATGCGCGTCAAAACGGTCCTGTCCACGTGA
- a CDS encoding mandelate racemase/muconate lactonizing enzyme family protein, whose amino-acid sequence MKITDIRAVYPEWRKKGTGAWQEYYWQIVVRVETDAGLVGYGCGGGGEPGKLIVNGHLRDALVGRRIGHVDDIRDIWDHLYFKSLPYGRNGIVIMALSGIDLALWDLLGKAEDKPVYELIGGLRKETVRAYATGGDPARVRDLGYTAVKCSHQWREDADYDTAAALAARCRGMFGRDALLMFDCYMSWDAEVALRMRELLGEYEPYWFEDLMTPDHLDELAELRPRLAPVLLAGGEHDFSHHAFGAIARAGALDLWQPDITWCGGITAGLRILELARAHDVPVCPHRGGEIWGLHLVVATDCMDLAETHPDRWNDPEDMILPDEPVVSGGVIVPPDRPGFGVALKPEYV is encoded by the coding sequence ATGAAAATCACGGACATCAGGGCCGTCTATCCGGAATGGAGAAAGAAAGGGACGGGCGCCTGGCAGGAATACTACTGGCAGATCGTGGTCCGGGTCGAGACGGATGCCGGCTTGGTGGGGTACGGATGCGGCGGCGGCGGGGAACCGGGCAAGCTGATCGTCAACGGACACCTGCGCGACGCCCTGGTCGGCAGGCGGATCGGCCATGTGGACGATATCCGCGATATCTGGGACCATCTCTATTTCAAATCCCTGCCTTACGGCCGCAACGGGATCGTGATCATGGCCCTGAGCGGTATCGACCTGGCCCTGTGGGACCTGCTGGGCAAGGCCGAAGACAAGCCGGTGTATGAACTGATCGGGGGGTTGAGGAAGGAAACGGTGCGCGCCTACGCGACGGGGGGCGATCCGGCCCGGGTCCGCGACCTGGGATACACCGCCGTAAAGTGCTCCCACCAGTGGCGGGAAGACGCCGACTACGACACGGCCGCGGCGCTGGCGGCCCGGTGTCGCGGGATGTTCGGCCGGGATGCGCTGCTCATGTTCGACTGCTACATGTCCTGGGACGCCGAAGTCGCCCTGCGGATGCGCGAACTTCTGGGAGAATACGAACCCTACTGGTTCGAGGATCTCATGACTCCCGATCATCTTGACGAGCTGGCCGAACTCCGGCCGCGGCTGGCGCCCGTGCTCCTGGCCGGCGGCGAGCACGACTTCTCGCACCACGCCTTCGGCGCCATTGCCCGCGCCGGGGCCCTGGATCTGTGGCAGCCCGATATCACCTGGTGCGGAGGCATTACCGCGGGCCTGCGCATCCTGGAACTGGCAAGAGCACATGACGTGCCCGTATGCCCTCACCGGGGCGGCGAGATCTGGGGGCTGCACCTGGTCGTCGCAACCGACTGTATGGATCTCGCGGAGACCCATCCCGACCGGTGGAACGACCCGGAGGACATGATCCTGCCGGACGAGCCCGTGGTATCCGGCGGCGTGATCGTACCGCCTGACCGTCCCGGCTTCGGGGTCGCGCTGAAACCGGAGTACGTTTGA
- a CDS encoding carboxypeptidase M32: MSKHYERVMEIYREVSDLRGAAALMGWDQETYMPPRGAATRGRQLATISGLIHERITSDEMRGALGEARSESLAPDQEVNIREIARDSDRAVRIPVTLVKALAETSSAAIGVWIKARQEDDFKAFAPWVARLVDLQRQTAEAVGYEDEPYDALLDEYEPGATTKETAAVLDSIRAPLVDLVQRIGSSGVEPRTDFLERDYTIDDQRRMGVMAAERMGFDFESGRLDISPHPFCTHLGVNDVRMTTRYAENLPMQSFYGVIHEAGHGLYEQGQDPAHEGTPRGASVSLGIHESQSRLWENMVGRSRAFWQYFYPEFAAVFPDQTADVSEAEIYAAVNEVKPSLIRVEADEITYNLHILLRFEIERGLFADEYAAGDLPAVWNEKMKAFLGIEPPDDKDGVLQDIHWSHGSFGYFPTYTLGNLYAAQFYRAAERDMPGLSDQVARGELLPLRDWLKENIHLPGMTYRAGDLVRHVTGEPLTADCFLTYIHDKYSALYSL; the protein is encoded by the coding sequence GTGTCAAAGCACTACGAGCGGGTTATGGAGATCTACCGGGAGGTAAGCGACCTGCGCGGGGCCGCGGCCCTGATGGGGTGGGACCAGGAGACCTATATGCCCCCCAGGGGCGCCGCCACGCGGGGCCGGCAGCTTGCCACCATTTCCGGCTTGATCCATGAGCGGATTACATCCGACGAAATGCGCGGAGCCCTGGGCGAGGCCCGTTCGGAATCCCTGGCACCCGACCAAGAGGTCAACATCCGCGAAATCGCGCGGGACAGCGACCGCGCGGTCAGGATCCCCGTCACCCTGGTCAAGGCGCTGGCGGAAACGAGTTCGGCCGCCATAGGCGTCTGGATCAAGGCCCGGCAGGAAGACGATTTCAAGGCTTTTGCGCCGTGGGTCGCCAGGCTGGTCGACCTCCAGCGCCAGACCGCCGAGGCGGTCGGATACGAAGACGAACCCTACGACGCGCTGCTCGACGAATACGAACCCGGCGCCACTACGAAAGAAACCGCTGCGGTCCTGGATTCGATCCGCGCTCCCCTCGTCGACCTGGTGCAACGCATCGGATCGTCGGGCGTCGAACCCCGTACCGACTTCCTGGAAAGAGACTACACCATCGACGATCAACGGCGCATGGGCGTCATGGCGGCCGAACGCATGGGCTTCGACTTCGAGTCGGGCCGTTTGGACATATCCCCCCATCCGTTCTGCACGCACCTGGGCGTGAACGACGTCCGGATGACGACGCGGTACGCCGAAAACCTGCCCATGCAGTCCTTCTACGGCGTGATCCACGAAGCGGGGCACGGTCTCTACGAACAGGGGCAGGACCCGGCGCACGAGGGCACGCCCCGGGGCGCGTCGGTATCCCTCGGCATCCACGAATCCCAGTCGCGCCTGTGGGAGAACATGGTCGGCCGGAGCCGGGCTTTCTGGCAGTACTTCTACCCCGAATTCGCCGCCGTCTTTCCCGATCAGACCGCGGATGTGAGCGAAGCAGAAATCTATGCCGCGGTGAACGAAGTAAAACCTTCACTCATCCGGGTCGAAGCGGATGAAATCACCTACAACCTGCACATCCTGCTCCGGTTCGAAATAGAGCGCGGCCTGTTCGCGGACGAATACGCGGCCGGCGATCTCCCCGCGGTCTGGAACGAGAAGATGAAAGCGTTCCTCGGTATCGAGCCGCCCGACGACAAGGACGGCGTGCTGCAGGATATCCACTGGTCGCACGGCAGCTTCGGATATTTCCCCACCTATACCCTGGGCAATCTATACGCCGCCCAGTTCTACCGCGCCGCCGAACGCGACATGCCCGGCCTGTCGGACCAGGTCGCCCGCGGAGAGCTGCTGCCGCTGCGGGACTGGCTCAAGGAGAACATCCACCTGCCCGGGATGACCTACCGCGCCGGAGATCTTGTGCGGCACGTGACTGGAGAGCCGCTCACCGCGGACTGTTTCCTGACCTACATCCACGACAAGTACAGCGCGCTCTACAGTCTATGA